One Agelaius phoeniceus isolate bAgePho1 chromosome 7, bAgePho1.hap1, whole genome shotgun sequence DNA segment encodes these proteins:
- the SLC40A1 gene encoding ferroportin isoform X1 — MARAAEPEGRRRGGSVIAYFTSAKFLLYLGHALSTWGDRMWHFAVSVFLVELYGNSLLLTAVYGLVVAGSVLLLGALIGDWVDKNSRLKVAQTSLVVQNSSVILCGVILMIIFLFKTQLLTLYHGWLLTLCYILVITIANIANLASTATAITIQRDWIVVVAGEDRSKLADMNATIRRIDQLTNILAPMAVGQIMTFGSPMIGCGFISGWNLMSMCVEYLLLCKVYQKTPTLAHKSAKVEASELKQLNVKKESDMKPAEGVQLIIEKDVAGFEPQQEKEVGCAARIAEPFITFRDGWVAYYNQPVFLAGMGLAFLYMTVLGFDCITTGYAYTQGLSGSVLSLLMGASAVTGIMGTVAFPWLRRKCGLIRTGLISGVAQLACLILCVISVFMPGSPMDLTVSPFADISARLFENEPLPTIASPEPERIFATGMPNLVNGSIAPANSDPEMSPEPVPLISVSLLFAGVIAARVGLWSFDLTVTQLLQENVIESERGIINGVQNSMNYLLDLLHFIMVILAPNPEAFGLLVLISVSFVAMGHIMYFRFAQKSLGKQLFVCHTPDPKATPDSSPPGNTSTV, encoded by the exons ATGGCGCGGGCAGCGGAGCCGGAGGGCCGGCGGCGCGGCG GATCTGTGATTGCCTATTTTACGTCTGCAAAGTTTCTTCTTTATCTTGGACATGCACTGTCCACTTGG GGAGATCGGATGTGGCATtttgctgtgtctgtgttccTGGTTGAACTTTACGGCAACAGCTTGCTCCTGACTGCGGTCTATGGCCTGGTTGTGGCGGGATCAGTTCTTCTCCTGGGAGCCCTTATTGGAGACTGGGTGGACAAGAACTCCAGGCTCAAAG TGGCCCAGACATCCTTGGTTGTGCAGAATTCATCTGTCATCCTGTGTGGTGTTATCCTGATGATTATCTTCTTGTTTAAGACACAGCTCTTGACATTATACCATGGATGGCTTCTT ACATTGTGCTATATCCTGGTTATCACAATAGCAAATATTGCCAATttggccagcactgccacagcgATCACAATTCAGAGGGACTGGATTGTTGTGGTTGCAGGGGAAGACAGAAGCAAACTGGCAG ATATGAATGCCACAATAAGAAGAATTGATCAGCTGACCAATATCTTGGCTCCAATGGCTGTTGGTCAGATAATGACATTTGGCTCCCCCATGATTGGCTGTGGATTCATTTCTGGCTGGAACCTGATGTCCATGTGTGTGGAATATCTGCTGCTCTGCAAGGTTTACCAGAAAACCCCTACTCTGGCTCACAAATCTGCAAAAGTTGAAGCATCGGAACTGAAACAGCTGAATGTAAAGAAAG AGAGTGACATGAAACCTGCTGAAGGAGTGCAGCTAATTATTGAGAAAGATGTAGCTGGCTTTGAGCCCCAGCAGGAGAAGGAAGTCGGCTGCGCTGCCCGGATTGCCGAACCTTTCATAACCTTCCGGGATGGATGGGTTGCGTACTACAACCAGCCGGTGTTCCTTGCAGGCATGGGCCTTGCATTTCTCTATATGACTGTTCTGGGATTCGATTGTATCACTACAGGCTATGCATACACTCAGGGGCTGAGTGGCTCTGTGCTAAGCCTCCTCATGGGTGCCTCAGCAGTCACTGGAATCATGGGAACAGTAGCTTTCCCTTGGCTTCGGCGCAAATGCGGCCTCATTCGCACGGGCCTTATTTCTGGAGTCGCTCAGCTTGCTTGTCTGATCTTATGTGTCATCTCTGTATTTATGCCTGGAAGTCCTATGGATCTGACTGTTTCTCCATTTGCTGACATCAGTGCCAGGCTGTTTGAAAATGAGCCATTGCCTACTATAGCATCTCCAGAACCTGAAAGGATTTTTGCAACTGGAATGCCCAACTTGGTAAACGGGTCTATTGCTCCTGCTAACAGTGACCCAGAGATGAGTCCTGAGCCTGTGCCTTTAATCTCTGTTAGTCTCCTGTTTGCAGGAGTCATTGCTGCTAGAGTTG GCCTTTGGTCCTTTGATTTGACTGTCACACAGTTACTCCAAGAAAACGTCATAGAATCTGAAAGAGGCATCATAAACGGTGTCCAAAACTCCATGAATTATCTTCTTGACTTGCTGCACTTCATCATGGTCATCTTGGCCCCAAACCCTGAAGCTTTTGGCTTATTGGTGCttatttctgtgtcttttgtTGCAATGGGCCACATAATGTACTTCAGATTTGCTCAAAAAAGCTTGGGAAAACAACTTTTTGTTTGTCACACTCCTGATCCCAAAGCAACCCCTGACAGTTCACCACCTGGTAACACATCTACTGTCTGA
- the SLC40A1 gene encoding ferroportin isoform X2 encodes MARAAEPEGRRRGGSVIAYFTSAKFLLYLGHALSTWGDRMWHFAVSVFLVELYGNSLLLTAVYGLVVAGSVLLLGALIGDWVDKNSRLKDMNATIRRIDQLTNILAPMAVGQIMTFGSPMIGCGFISGWNLMSMCVEYLLLCKVYQKTPTLAHKSAKVEASELKQLNVKKESDMKPAEGVQLIIEKDVAGFEPQQEKEVGCAARIAEPFITFRDGWVAYYNQPVFLAGMGLAFLYMTVLGFDCITTGYAYTQGLSGSVLSLLMGASAVTGIMGTVAFPWLRRKCGLIRTGLISGVAQLACLILCVISVFMPGSPMDLTVSPFADISARLFENEPLPTIASPEPERIFATGMPNLVNGSIAPANSDPEMSPEPVPLISVSLLFAGVIAARVGLWSFDLTVTQLLQENVIESERGIINGVQNSMNYLLDLLHFIMVILAPNPEAFGLLVLISVSFVAMGHIMYFRFAQKSLGKQLFVCHTPDPKATPDSSPPGNTSTV; translated from the exons ATGGCGCGGGCAGCGGAGCCGGAGGGCCGGCGGCGCGGCG GATCTGTGATTGCCTATTTTACGTCTGCAAAGTTTCTTCTTTATCTTGGACATGCACTGTCCACTTGG GGAGATCGGATGTGGCATtttgctgtgtctgtgttccTGGTTGAACTTTACGGCAACAGCTTGCTCCTGACTGCGGTCTATGGCCTGGTTGTGGCGGGATCAGTTCTTCTCCTGGGAGCCCTTATTGGAGACTGGGTGGACAAGAACTCCAGGCTCAAAG ATATGAATGCCACAATAAGAAGAATTGATCAGCTGACCAATATCTTGGCTCCAATGGCTGTTGGTCAGATAATGACATTTGGCTCCCCCATGATTGGCTGTGGATTCATTTCTGGCTGGAACCTGATGTCCATGTGTGTGGAATATCTGCTGCTCTGCAAGGTTTACCAGAAAACCCCTACTCTGGCTCACAAATCTGCAAAAGTTGAAGCATCGGAACTGAAACAGCTGAATGTAAAGAAAG AGAGTGACATGAAACCTGCTGAAGGAGTGCAGCTAATTATTGAGAAAGATGTAGCTGGCTTTGAGCCCCAGCAGGAGAAGGAAGTCGGCTGCGCTGCCCGGATTGCCGAACCTTTCATAACCTTCCGGGATGGATGGGTTGCGTACTACAACCAGCCGGTGTTCCTTGCAGGCATGGGCCTTGCATTTCTCTATATGACTGTTCTGGGATTCGATTGTATCACTACAGGCTATGCATACACTCAGGGGCTGAGTGGCTCTGTGCTAAGCCTCCTCATGGGTGCCTCAGCAGTCACTGGAATCATGGGAACAGTAGCTTTCCCTTGGCTTCGGCGCAAATGCGGCCTCATTCGCACGGGCCTTATTTCTGGAGTCGCTCAGCTTGCTTGTCTGATCTTATGTGTCATCTCTGTATTTATGCCTGGAAGTCCTATGGATCTGACTGTTTCTCCATTTGCTGACATCAGTGCCAGGCTGTTTGAAAATGAGCCATTGCCTACTATAGCATCTCCAGAACCTGAAAGGATTTTTGCAACTGGAATGCCCAACTTGGTAAACGGGTCTATTGCTCCTGCTAACAGTGACCCAGAGATGAGTCCTGAGCCTGTGCCTTTAATCTCTGTTAGTCTCCTGTTTGCAGGAGTCATTGCTGCTAGAGTTG GCCTTTGGTCCTTTGATTTGACTGTCACACAGTTACTCCAAGAAAACGTCATAGAATCTGAAAGAGGCATCATAAACGGTGTCCAAAACTCCATGAATTATCTTCTTGACTTGCTGCACTTCATCATGGTCATCTTGGCCCCAAACCCTGAAGCTTTTGGCTTATTGGTGCttatttctgtgtcttttgtTGCAATGGGCCACATAATGTACTTCAGATTTGCTCAAAAAAGCTTGGGAAAACAACTTTTTGTTTGTCACACTCCTGATCCCAAAGCAACCCCTGACAGTTCACCACCTGGTAACACATCTACTGTCTGA